A single genomic interval of Stieleria maiorica harbors:
- a CDS encoding response regulator produces the protein MKILLVDDEERVLRGVSRWIKGEIDQWEVVTAASGAEALRLLESGNFNVIVSEMQMSGMDGAELLSRVEQRHPDVFRVVLSGQADRDTALTAVQPMHQYLSKPCDLNVLVDAIKRAETFQATITSPAVLDAIGQANGLSSVPGVISEINAALAGERWNAQLIATIVARDPMLSARTLQVANSAIFALPYPVLDVNHAVSLVGADVILGLALSQAVMLRSVDETAIRSSHALFNHSFQVAVLAREFTRHLHPSDDTYGAVFSGALLHDIGKLILMDTFPDQYSKLLRVSVAENRPLWELELDGIGATHQGVGAYLLALWGLPAAIVEIVASHHNFDVCSRRSLDCQVVYAVNWLYHGGDEDIIDRGLKSANHTAQASTLAKQLLKWKHDAQIMAVQE, from the coding sequence ATGAAGATTCTGCTGGTTGACGACGAAGAACGCGTGCTCCGTGGCGTGTCGCGGTGGATCAAAGGTGAAATCGACCAATGGGAGGTTGTCACGGCGGCCTCCGGTGCCGAAGCGCTGCGATTGTTGGAATCGGGGAATTTCAACGTCATTGTCAGTGAGATGCAGATGTCGGGGATGGACGGAGCCGAATTGTTAAGCAGGGTCGAACAACGTCACCCCGACGTGTTCCGTGTCGTCCTGTCCGGGCAAGCAGACCGCGACACCGCGCTCACTGCGGTTCAGCCGATGCACCAATACCTCTCCAAACCCTGTGATTTGAACGTTCTGGTCGATGCCATCAAGCGTGCCGAAACGTTTCAGGCGACGATCACGTCGCCGGCCGTCTTGGATGCGATCGGCCAGGCAAATGGTTTGTCGTCGGTCCCGGGAGTCATCAGCGAGATCAACGCGGCACTGGCGGGCGAACGCTGGAATGCGCAGTTGATCGCGACCATTGTTGCGCGTGACCCGATGCTCAGCGCCAGAACGTTGCAGGTCGCAAACTCGGCCATCTTTGCACTGCCTTACCCGGTATTGGACGTCAATCACGCGGTGTCGCTGGTCGGGGCTGATGTGATCCTGGGGCTGGCACTGTCACAAGCAGTCATGCTGCGCAGTGTCGACGAAACCGCCATCCGGTCATCTCACGCTTTGTTCAATCACTCATTCCAGGTCGCGGTGTTGGCCAGAGAATTCACCCGCCACCTTCACCCCAGCGATGACACCTACGGGGCGGTGTTCAGCGGCGCGTTGTTGCATGACATCGGAAAACTGATCCTGATGGACACCTTTCCCGACCAGTATTCCAAACTGCTGAGGGTCTCTGTCGCGGAGAACCGCCCGCTGTGGGAATTGGAACTCGACGGGATCGGTGCGACGCATCAGGGCGTCGGTGCTTACCTGCTCGCGCTGTGGGGACTACCCGCCGCGATTGTCGAAATCGTCGCATCGCACCACAACTTCGACGTCTGCTCACGCCGCAGTTTGGACTGCCAAGTGGTCTACGCCGTGAATTGGCTCTATCACGGCGGTGATGAAGACATCATCGATCGCGGGCTAAAAAGTGCCAACCACACGGCCCAAGCGAGCACGCTGGCAAAACAGTTATTGAAATGGAAACACGACGCTCAAATCATGGCAGTCCAAGAGTAA
- a CDS encoding ATP-binding protein — protein sequence MVTDSARAIESADTLFRKRYKKECLRVSGFIQWLMVCQWLMGIAFAAFYSPLTWIGNQFEPHVHLWASVFIGGSLSAFTILWLRTYPTAAHTRHVVATTQMLWSALLIHLSGGRIETHFHVFASLAILSIYRDWTILITATAVIAVDHFVRGVFYPLSAFGIVTESPYRWIEHALWVLFEVAFLAPGCRRLRNEFRELCARQTEIVEAKRSVDIKVDERTKDLVKANLLLAIKTAEAEKLALVAKYTDNAVAITDGDANVEWVNEGFTRITGFEADEIIGAPESGFQFGELTCPQTLADMRRAIDAKQAFNAEMVSYRKDGTPYWMAIELRPIPGNYGTTERFISIQSDITDRVEAERQNRLLQQEIVDASRQAGMAEVATGVLHNVGNILNSVNVSASVIRKQFENSALKNLEKATDLISQYESSLAEFIEHDDRGKNLPKYLVLVAQSLRNERVSVDREIGDLTKNIEHIKEIIAVQQTMAKTSGLQQELHASEIIRDVMTANKESLTNHAIEFIEQVASPEPTLVSDKHRILQILINLVCNAKDALLEANVPQPRILLRTWTQQDHVLFEVTDNGIGIRSEDINKIFQHGFTTKAHGHGFGLHSSANAATEIGGRLSATSAGIGKGARFVLRLPVDARDTVDKHDHHTDSVDDMDLSPLDSGENA from the coding sequence ATGGTGACCGACAGTGCCCGGGCGATCGAGAGTGCCGACACGCTGTTTCGCAAGCGTTACAAGAAGGAATGTTTGCGCGTCAGCGGATTCATCCAGTGGTTGATGGTTTGCCAGTGGTTGATGGGAATCGCGTTCGCCGCGTTTTACTCCCCGCTGACCTGGATCGGAAATCAATTCGAACCGCACGTTCATCTTTGGGCCTCGGTATTCATCGGCGGTTCGCTGTCGGCGTTCACGATTCTGTGGCTGCGAACCTACCCCACCGCCGCCCACACGCGTCACGTGGTCGCGACGACGCAGATGCTCTGGTCGGCGTTGCTGATCCATTTGTCAGGTGGTCGAATCGAGACGCACTTCCATGTCTTTGCCTCGTTGGCAATCCTCAGCATCTATCGTGACTGGACGATCTTGATCACGGCGACCGCGGTCATTGCGGTCGACCACTTTGTCCGCGGGGTGTTCTATCCGCTCTCGGCGTTCGGCATCGTGACCGAGAGTCCCTATCGCTGGATCGAACACGCCTTGTGGGTGCTGTTCGAGGTCGCTTTTTTGGCCCCCGGGTGTCGGCGATTGCGTAACGAATTCCGCGAACTTTGCGCGCGGCAAACGGAGATTGTCGAAGCGAAACGGTCGGTGGACATCAAGGTGGACGAACGCACCAAAGATCTGGTCAAGGCCAACCTGTTGCTGGCGATCAAGACCGCCGAAGCGGAAAAACTGGCCTTGGTCGCCAAGTACACCGACAACGCGGTTGCGATCACCGACGGCGACGCCAACGTCGAATGGGTCAACGAAGGGTTTACCCGCATCACCGGATTTGAAGCCGACGAGATCATCGGCGCCCCGGAGTCCGGATTTCAATTCGGCGAACTGACGTGCCCGCAAACGTTGGCGGACATGCGTCGTGCCATCGACGCCAAACAGGCCTTCAATGCAGAAATGGTCAGCTATCGCAAGGACGGCACGCCCTATTGGATGGCGATCGAACTGCGACCGATTCCCGGCAACTACGGAACGACAGAACGATTCATCAGCATCCAAAGTGACATCACCGATCGCGTCGAAGCGGAACGACAAAACCGACTGCTGCAGCAAGAGATCGTCGACGCCTCGCGTCAAGCCGGTATGGCCGAGGTCGCCACGGGCGTCTTGCACAACGTCGGCAACATCCTCAACAGCGTCAATGTTTCCGCCTCGGTCATTCGAAAACAATTCGAAAACAGCGCCCTGAAAAACTTGGAGAAGGCGACCGACCTGATTTCCCAATACGAATCGTCACTGGCCGAATTCATCGAACACGACGACCGCGGCAAGAACCTTCCCAAGTACCTGGTGTTGGTCGCTCAGTCGTTGCGAAACGAGCGCGTGTCGGTCGACCGAGAAATCGGCGATCTGACCAAAAATATCGAACACATCAAAGAGATCATCGCCGTCCAGCAGACCATGGCCAAAACTTCGGGGCTGCAACAGGAACTCCACGCCAGCGAAATCATTCGCGACGTCATGACGGCAAACAAAGAATCGTTGACCAACCACGCCATCGAGTTCATTGAACAGGTCGCTTCGCCCGAGCCGACCTTGGTTTCCGACAAACACCGGATCTTGCAAATCCTGATCAATTTGGTCTGCAATGCCAAAGATGCATTGCTGGAGGCGAACGTGCCCCAGCCGAGGATCCTGCTGCGAACCTGGACACAACAGGACCACGTTCTCTTCGAAGTCACCGACAATGGCATCGGTATCCGCAGCGAGGACATCAACAAAATCTTCCAGCACGGCTTCACCACGAAAGCCCACGGTCACGGATTCGGGCTGCACAGCAGCGCCAATGCTGCCACCGAGATCGGCGGACGACTTTCGGCGACCAGCGCGGGGATCGGAAAAGGCGCTCGCTTTGTTCTGCGGCTGCCGGTCGACGCGCGTGACACCGTTGACAAACACGACCACCACACCGACAGCGTTGACGACATGGACTTGTCTCCACTTGATTCCGGAGAAAACGCATGA
- a CDS encoding HD domain-containing phosphohydrolase — MSNQRILFVDDDANLLGGIVRQQGDDFDLTTALGGEEALQLIDRQGPFAVVVSDMRMPAMNGIELLKRIREVSPDTVRIMFTGFAELDSTIEAINEGHIFRFLAKPCSGKDLAAALHAALRQHALIAAERELVEGTLHGSVKVLSEVLGLVSPLAFGQSARVRAIVDGILKRVPIRDQWQLEIAAMLSSLGCVTLPTEVLEKKLDGESIAVEEERQFAKHPKLAADLLNAIPRMEHVSRIIQFQNVDINVATVDGIAVPIECRVLKLAIDFDLKERFCESPLHALNELKENRAAYDPTFFAALDDFVKRERNFRHVKLNFHEVVQGMVLAEDIRCQTGTLLMSKGQRLTGSAIRLLENFYKNKSLSGPLKVIVRSDAGDVEQEFCPLGGPSAEIPLTPEIPLPPFDMTLSDI, encoded by the coding sequence ATGAGTAACCAACGAATCCTGTTCGTCGACGATGACGCGAATCTGCTGGGCGGAATCGTGCGTCAGCAGGGCGATGACTTTGATCTAACCACCGCGCTCGGCGGCGAAGAAGCTTTGCAGTTGATCGACCGACAGGGACCGTTCGCCGTCGTCGTCTCCGACATGCGAATGCCCGCCATGAATGGCATTGAACTGCTCAAACGCATCCGAGAGGTCTCGCCCGACACCGTCCGGATCATGTTCACCGGATTCGCGGAACTCGATTCGACCATCGAAGCGATCAACGAAGGCCACATCTTTCGCTTCTTGGCCAAACCCTGCAGCGGGAAAGATCTTGCGGCAGCGCTTCACGCCGCGCTGCGGCAACACGCCCTGATCGCGGCGGAACGAGAATTGGTCGAAGGCACACTGCACGGCAGCGTCAAAGTGCTCAGCGAAGTGCTCGGTTTGGTCAGCCCGTTGGCGTTCGGCCAGTCGGCACGCGTCCGCGCGATCGTTGACGGCATTTTGAAACGCGTTCCGATCCGAGACCAATGGCAGTTGGAGATCGCTGCGATGCTTTCCTCCCTCGGTTGTGTCACCCTACCCACCGAGGTGCTTGAGAAAAAGCTTGACGGCGAAAGCATCGCCGTGGAGGAAGAACGGCAGTTTGCCAAACATCCCAAACTGGCCGCCGACCTGCTCAATGCGATCCCACGGATGGAACATGTTTCCCGAATCATCCAGTTTCAAAACGTCGACATCAACGTCGCCACGGTGGACGGCATCGCGGTTCCGATCGAATGTCGCGTGTTGAAGTTGGCCATCGACTTCGACCTGAAAGAACGGTTCTGCGAGAGCCCGCTGCATGCACTGAACGAGTTGAAGGAAAACCGAGCGGCCTATGACCCGACGTTCTTCGCCGCGCTGGACGATTTTGTCAAACGCGAGCGGAACTTCCGACACGTCAAACTGAACTTCCACGAAGTCGTCCAAGGCATGGTGCTGGCCGAGGACATTCGCTGCCAAACGGGCACGTTGCTGATGAGCAAAGGCCAACGCTTGACCGGTTCGGCCATCCGTCTGTTGGAAAATTTCTACAAGAACAAAAGCCTGAGCGGACCGCTGAAAGTGATCGTCCGGAGTGATGCCGGCGATGTCGAACAAGAATTCTGTCCCCTCGGAGGCCCTTCCGCAGAGATCCCACTGACACCGGAAATCCCGCTGCCGCCGTTTGATATGACACTTTCGGACATCTGA
- a CDS encoding hybrid sensor histidine kinase/response regulator: MSGSKATVEHLLVIDDNEAIHNDFRKIFATPDPQDELLALDAALFGSPPTPREPAPHYQLSCARHGLEGLQFVQQAKRRGITFGAAFVDMRMPPGWDGVQTIERLWQVDPDLQVVVCTAYSDQSWSEIAERIGRTDRLLVLKKPFDEIEAVQLATSLCEKRRLLRCHRQNLDDLKQVVASQQSKLDSAHHDAEVLIASIPSVLVCLDRNGCITRWNPHAEATFEIRLDDAIGKVMTELPIAWTDQAELEALLHSQPANAPCHDEIGFTDRCGRRRTLDMRTSPLTQADSGVTLLVATDVTRQRFIQDQLDQSRRLESVGQLAAGVAHEINTPMQYIGDNVRYVAKTIDRLSQLLDLLPALVDETTSDAQLLSLRHSIDRCDNAPKIRSSLKQIPDALADSIQGVQAVSKIVAAMKEFSHPGTGKTTRLCINHVLRSTITVARNEWKYVAEVETQLEDDLQPIDGLPSELNQAFLNIIVNAAHAIGDRIDRGEFSKGTISITTRNLDDGVEVTITDNGGGIPVEARKRVFEPFFTTKSVGKGTGQGLAVAHSVIVHKHRGKLWFDVHEGIGTTFTIQIPRVARTACANHLDIESVFHETWPESIGAIS; the protein is encoded by the coding sequence ATGAGTGGCTCCAAGGCGACCGTCGAACATCTTCTGGTGATCGACGACAACGAAGCGATTCACAATGATTTCCGAAAAATCTTTGCGACGCCCGATCCCCAGGACGAATTGCTGGCCTTGGACGCGGCGCTGTTCGGTTCGCCGCCGACGCCCCGTGAACCGGCCCCTCACTATCAGCTCAGTTGTGCCCGCCACGGCCTCGAGGGGCTTCAATTCGTCCAGCAAGCCAAACGACGCGGAATCACCTTTGGAGCGGCGTTCGTCGACATGCGGATGCCGCCGGGTTGGGACGGCGTGCAAACCATCGAGCGACTTTGGCAGGTCGACCCAGACCTTCAAGTCGTCGTTTGCACCGCCTACTCGGATCAAAGCTGGAGCGAAATCGCCGAAAGGATCGGACGCACCGACAGGTTGCTGGTGCTGAAGAAACCGTTTGATGAAATCGAGGCGGTTCAACTGGCGACGTCACTGTGCGAAAAACGTCGTCTGCTCCGCTGTCACCGGCAGAACCTCGATGATCTAAAGCAGGTCGTCGCGTCACAACAGTCAAAACTCGATTCGGCTCACCACGACGCCGAGGTGCTGATCGCATCGATTCCCAGCGTTCTGGTCTGCTTGGACCGGAATGGTTGCATCACGCGTTGGAATCCCCACGCCGAAGCCACGTTCGAAATTCGTCTTGATGACGCGATCGGCAAAGTGATGACCGAGTTGCCGATTGCGTGGACCGACCAAGCCGAATTGGAAGCCTTGCTACACTCCCAGCCGGCGAATGCCCCTTGCCACGACGAGATCGGCTTTACGGACCGCTGCGGACGTCGTCGCACGCTGGACATGCGCACCAGCCCGCTCACTCAGGCGGACTCTGGTGTCACGTTGCTGGTCGCAACCGATGTGACACGGCAACGGTTCATCCAGGATCAGCTTGATCAGTCGCGACGACTGGAGTCGGTCGGGCAACTCGCCGCCGGGGTGGCGCACGAAATCAACACACCGATGCAGTACATCGGCGACAACGTCCGTTACGTCGCCAAAACAATCGATCGATTGTCGCAGTTGCTCGACTTGCTGCCGGCGTTGGTCGATGAAACCACGTCCGATGCGCAATTGCTCTCTCTGCGTCATTCGATCGATCGGTGCGACAACGCGCCCAAAATCCGGTCATCGCTGAAGCAGATTCCGGACGCGTTGGCGGACTCAATCCAAGGCGTCCAGGCCGTTTCGAAAATCGTTGCCGCGATGAAGGAATTCTCCCACCCCGGGACGGGCAAGACGACCAGACTTTGCATCAATCACGTGTTGCGGTCGACCATCACCGTCGCCAGAAACGAATGGAAATACGTTGCCGAGGTTGAAACGCAACTGGAAGACGACCTGCAACCGATCGACGGTTTGCCCAGCGAATTGAACCAAGCGTTTCTGAACATCATCGTCAACGCAGCGCACGCGATCGGCGACCGCATCGACCGAGGGGAATTCTCTAAAGGCACGATCTCGATTACGACCCGCAACCTGGACGATGGTGTTGAAGTGACGATCACCGACAACGGCGGAGGCATCCCGGTCGAGGCCCGTAAACGCGTCTTCGAGCCGTTCTTTACGACCAAGTCGGTCGGCAAAGGCACCGGCCAAGGTCTGGCGGTCGCCCACTCGGTGATCGTCCATAAACACCGGGGCAAACTCTGGTTCGACGTTCACGAGGGGATCGGGACGACCTTCACGATCCAGATCCCCCGCGTGGCCCGCACGGCCTGTGCGAATCATCTCGACATCGAATCCGTGTTTCATGAGACGTGGCCCGAATCGATCGGAGCAATTTCATGA